The proteins below come from a single Eucalyptus grandis isolate ANBG69807.140 chromosome 3, ASM1654582v1, whole genome shotgun sequence genomic window:
- the LOC120291949 gene encoding UPF0481 protein At3g47200-like, translating to MALFKSWENLEGEHLLDLLYKSLSPACPKSTKESWSLAQSVPCVTELRSSRIYFESEKADSLLDISFHERILQIPEIAINDFMTTVLINCVSLEQCRENRSKYMTDYVSFMHCLINQPKDVSLLRSDGIMALYSRDDQYVADLFSKLGKSISFNVHDCFLSKQFEELESYYRSNRAKMMRTYFSCPWSVISLFSAILIVVLSITQTVMAILAYFSPR from the coding sequence ATGGCCCTTTTCAAATCTTGGGAGAATCTTGAAGGCGAGCATCTACTTGACCTGTTGTACAAAAGTTTGTCTCCGGCATGCCCCAAATCCACGAAGGAGTCCTGGTCATTGGCTCAGTCCGTACCATGTGTGACCGAGCTAAGGTCCTCCAGAATCTACTTCGAGTCCGAGAAGGCAGACAGCTTGCTGGACATAAGTTTCCATGAACGGATACTCCAGATACCAGAAATCGCAATCAACGACTTCATGACCACCGTGCTGATAAACTGCGTGTCCCTGGAACAATGCCGGGAAAACAGGTCCAAGTACATGACTGATTACGTTTCCTTCATGCACTGCCTCATCAATCAGCCAAAGGACGTGTCTCTTCTCCGTTCAGATGGGATCATGGCACTCTATTCTCGTGATGACCAGTATGTGGCTGATCTGTTCAGCAAGCTTgggaagagcatttctttcaaTGTTCATGACTGTTTTCTGTCCAAGCAGTTCGAGGAGCTTGAATCGTACTACCGCAGCAACAGGGCGAAGATGATGCGCACTTACTTTTCCTGTCCGTGGTCAGTCATATCGCTCTTCTCGGCTATCTTAATCGTGGTTCTCAGCATCACACAGACCGTTATGGCTATACTTGCCTATTTCTCCCCCCGCTAG